A genomic stretch from Brucella sp. BE17 includes:
- a CDS encoding LysR family transcriptional regulator, with protein sequence MNWDDIRIFLAVARAGQILGAAKRLDLNHTTVARRLTALETSLSTTLLTRRTNGSSLTQAGEEFLLAAERMEAEMLAARAQVGDADIAISGTVRIGAPDGFGVRFLAPRLAQLARQYPDLTIQLVPVPRSFSLSRREADIAITVERPEQGRLIARRLVDYTLGLFAHKDYLAEYGVPETVDALSKHRLIGYVDDLVITPSLAYALEISRDWKPGFEVSSALGQTEAVRAGGGIGILHAFIARADPDLVAVLPERSIKRSYWLSYHETARTLRRVTAVAALISELVEKEKSLFS encoded by the coding sequence ATGAACTGGGATGATATTCGCATATTTCTGGCTGTAGCCCGCGCAGGACAAATACTGGGCGCGGCCAAAAGGCTGGACCTCAATCATACCACCGTTGCAAGGCGCCTGACGGCACTTGAAACATCGCTTTCGACAACATTGCTCACGCGCCGCACCAATGGCTCGAGTTTGACGCAGGCGGGTGAAGAATTTCTGCTTGCAGCCGAGCGTATGGAAGCGGAAATGCTGGCCGCACGCGCACAGGTCGGTGACGCGGATATCGCCATATCCGGCACGGTGCGTATTGGTGCGCCCGATGGTTTTGGCGTGCGCTTTCTGGCCCCGCGTCTGGCGCAACTGGCCAGACAATATCCCGACCTAACGATACAACTGGTGCCGGTTCCACGCTCCTTTTCGTTGTCGCGACGCGAGGCCGATATCGCCATTACAGTAGAGCGTCCTGAGCAGGGGCGGCTCATCGCCCGCAGACTTGTGGATTATACGCTTGGGCTTTTTGCGCATAAGGATTATCTGGCAGAATATGGTGTGCCGGAGACTGTGGATGCACTGTCGAAACATCGTCTGATCGGTTATGTCGACGATCTGGTGATTACGCCTTCGCTCGCCTATGCCCTGGAAATCAGTCGCGACTGGAAACCGGGTTTTGAGGTATCAAGTGCGCTTGGTCAGACCGAAGCGGTACGAGCGGGCGGCGGTATTGGCATTTTACATGCCTTCATCGCCCGCGCCGATCCCGATCTGGTCGCAGTTCTTCCAGAGCGGTCGATAAAGCGCTCCTACTGGCTTTCCTATCATGAAACAGCGCGCACCTTGCGCCGGGTAACGGCTGTGGCCGCACTGATTTCAGAACTGGTCGAAAAGGAAAAATCCCTTTTCAGTTGA
- a CDS encoding YoaK family protein has product MTPNSKLTLGLALTAAAGFVDAIAFLQLGGFYASFMSGNTTQLGAAIAGQPGPQGDVLIWFPAALIVLFFGGAFFGTLTVRTYGRWGSLYVMASVVAILLFVSLLRRDGALIVQPVLLLAAAMGAQNAAVQPIGAARLGVTYVTGTLFNAAADFACSLRGETPRWRWLQHMAVWLSLMMGAVLGGFGHYFIGLDALFVPIIMIVLVMIIYMRLK; this is encoded by the coding sequence ATGACCCCGAATTCCAAACTGACCCTTGGTCTTGCGCTTACCGCAGCGGCTGGCTTTGTCGATGCTATCGCCTTTCTGCAGCTGGGCGGCTTTTACGCGTCCTTCATGAGTGGCAACACCACGCAGCTTGGGGCCGCCATTGCCGGTCAACCCGGTCCGCAAGGCGACGTGTTGATCTGGTTTCCCGCAGCCCTCATCGTGCTGTTCTTCGGCGGCGCATTTTTTGGCACCCTGACGGTCCGTACCTATGGCCGCTGGGGCAGTCTCTACGTCATGGCAAGCGTGGTGGCGATCCTGCTGTTTGTAAGCCTGTTGCGGCGCGATGGCGCGCTGATCGTTCAGCCGGTGCTGCTGCTTGCCGCCGCCATGGGCGCACAGAACGCTGCCGTGCAACCCATTGGGGCTGCGCGTTTGGGCGTTACTTATGTGACAGGAACTCTGTTTAATGCGGCTGCGGATTTTGCCTGTTCATTGCGCGGTGAAACACCGCGATGGCGCTGGCTACAGCATATGGCTGTCTGGTTGTCCCTCATGATGGGTGCGGTATTAGGCGGCTTCGGCCATTATTTCATCGGGCTTGATGCGCTGTTCGTGCCGATCATCATGATTGTTCTGGTCATGATCATTTATATGCGGTTGAAATGA
- a CDS encoding GlsB/YeaQ/YmgE family stress response membrane protein, which yields MEVGSLIAFLFVGLIAGWLAGKIVQGGGFGLFGNIIVGVIGAFFAGWLLPRLGFSVGGGLIQDIVNAFIGAAILLIILRIIKRA from the coding sequence ATGGAAGTAGGAAGTCTCATCGCGTTTCTGTTCGTCGGCCTTATCGCAGGCTGGCTTGCTGGCAAGATCGTACAAGGCGGCGGTTTCGGACTGTTCGGCAATATCATTGTTGGTGTCATTGGCGCATTTTTCGCCGGCTGGCTTTTGCCGCGCCTGGGTTTCTCGGTCGGTGGCGGCCTTATTCAGGACATCGTCAACGCCTTTATCGGTGCGGCAATCCTGCTGATTATTCTGCGCATTATCAAACGCGCCTGA
- a CDS encoding RNA pyrophosphohydrolase produces MSKRKIPVDPESLPYRPCVGLMVLNRQGLVWAGRRIVMPEGEMDGATQLWQMPQGGIDKGEDPAAAALRELYEETGMQSVTLLEEAPDWINYDLPAHLMGLALKGKYRGQTQKWFAYRFEGDESEIAINPPPGGHTAEFDQWQWRPMAELPQLIVPFKRKLYDQVVATFQHLAG; encoded by the coding sequence ATGTCAAAACGTAAAATCCCGGTCGATCCCGAAAGCCTGCCTTACCGGCCCTGCGTCGGGTTGATGGTTCTCAACAGGCAAGGGCTGGTCTGGGCCGGACGGCGCATCGTCATGCCCGAGGGTGAGATGGATGGGGCCACGCAGCTCTGGCAGATGCCGCAGGGTGGTATCGACAAAGGTGAAGATCCGGCAGCGGCCGCCTTGCGCGAGCTTTACGAGGAAACAGGTATGCAGTCGGTCACTCTGCTGGAAGAAGCGCCCGACTGGATCAACTACGATCTGCCAGCGCATCTTATGGGGTTGGCACTTAAGGGAAAATATCGCGGTCAGACTCAGAAATGGTTCGCCTATCGCTTTGAGGGCGATGAGAGTGAGATCGCAATCAATCCGCCGCCGGGTGGGCATACGGCTGAGTTCGATCAGTGGCAATGGAGGCCGATGGCGGAACTGCCGCAACTGATCGTACCGTTCAAGCGTAAGCTTTACGATCAGGTTGTCGCGACTTTCCAGCATCTTGCGGGATGA
- a CDS encoding S41 family peptidase, translating to MIRKLSLLFAGALMGASAIVMVQGAPASSAFAAAKDSDVYKDLALFGDIFERVRAQYVTPPDDKKLTENAINGMLTSLDPHSSYLNPEAAQDMRVQTKGEFGGLGIEVTMDNDLVKVIAPIDDTPASKAGVLAGDLITKIDGQEVRGLSLADAVEKMRGAVGEPIELTILRKEADKPITLKIERAVIKVKAVRYRVENDVGYLRVISFTEQTAEDLKKAIKDIQEKLPGERLKGYVLDLRLNPGGLLDQAVAVSDAFLDKGEVVSTRGRDPQDVTRFDARKGDLTSGKPVIVLINGGSASASEIVAGALQDHRRATVLGTQSFGKGSVQTIIPLGENGSLRLTTALYYTPSGKSIQGKGITPDIKVEQPLPPELKGEDVVRGESELKGHIKGNAEDDNGSGSSAYVPAEAKDDIQLNEALKLLRGEVANAAFPPDPKKGVLN from the coding sequence ATGATACGTAAACTGTCACTGCTGTTCGCCGGGGCCCTTATGGGAGCATCAGCCATTGTGATGGTCCAGGGCGCACCGGCTTCCAGTGCCTTTGCCGCCGCCAAAGACAGCGATGTCTATAAGGATCTGGCGTTGTTTGGCGACATCTTCGAACGTGTGCGCGCGCAATATGTGACGCCGCCCGATGACAAGAAGCTGACAGAAAACGCAATCAACGGCATGTTGACCTCACTGGATCCGCATTCTTCCTATCTCAACCCGGAAGCCGCGCAGGATATGCGCGTGCAGACAAAGGGTGAGTTCGGGGGCTTGGGCATCGAAGTGACCATGGACAATGACCTTGTCAAGGTTATCGCGCCTATCGATGATACGCCTGCATCCAAGGCCGGCGTTCTGGCTGGCGACCTTATCACCAAGATAGACGGTCAGGAAGTGCGGGGCTTAAGTCTTGCCGATGCGGTCGAAAAGATGCGTGGTGCTGTCGGGGAGCCCATCGAGCTGACGATCCTGCGCAAGGAAGCCGACAAGCCGATAACGCTGAAGATCGAGCGTGCGGTCATCAAGGTCAAGGCGGTTCGATATCGCGTCGAGAACGATGTCGGTTATCTTCGCGTCATTTCTTTTACCGAACAGACTGCTGAAGATCTCAAGAAGGCCATCAAGGATATTCAGGAAAAGCTGCCGGGCGAAAGGCTAAAGGGTTATGTGCTTGATCTGCGGCTCAATCCGGGCGGCTTGCTTGATCAGGCAGTCGCTGTTTCCGATGCCTTCCTTGACAAGGGTGAAGTCGTGTCGACCCGTGGTCGTGACCCACAGGACGTGACCCGGTTTGATGCCCGCAAGGGCGACCTTACGAGCGGCAAACCGGTGATCGTGCTTATTAACGGCGGTTCGGCCAGTGCCTCGGAAATCGTCGCCGGCGCATTGCAGGATCATCGCCGCGCTACGGTTTTGGGCACGCAATCCTTCGGCAAGGGGTCGGTGCAGACGATCATCCCACTTGGCGAGAATGGCTCGTTGCGTCTGACCACAGCACTTTATTATACGCCGTCGGGCAAGTCGATCCAGGGCAAGGGCATAACGCCGGACATCAAGGTCGAGCAACCGCTGCCGCCTGAGCTGAAGGGAGAGGATGTCGTTCGCGGCGAGTCCGAACTCAAGGGCCATATCAAGGGCAACGCCGAAGACGATAATGGGTCCGGTTCTTCGGCCTATGTTCCGGCTGAGGCAAAAGACGATATTCAGCTCAATGAAGCGCTGAAACTTCTGCGTGGTGAAGTAGCCAACGCCGCTTTCCCGCCGGATCCGAAAAAAGGCGTTCTGAACTGA
- a CDS encoding murein hydrolase activator EnvC: MGIGFVMLPAQAQDALQTKRDEAASEFEKLSSELNLTGDKLKQLEDEVSGLKKDQDTITAALIQSAKTDKKLQQDISDIADKLAALREQENGIRASLRSRRGVLAEVLAALQRMGLNPPPAILVRPDDALASVRSAVLLGAVVPEMRQQVEELTGDLKDMQRVTASIAQEQQKLQQARLEQAEEHKRQSLLLEEKKKLHAISEQELMAQRKQSEALAAKAGSLKELISSLDEQMASVRGAADAARKAEADRLAAARERAGEAVPDNSHLRAQTDFASLQGRLVLPAAGKTARNFGQKDGAGGTMMGQVVETQPSATITSPSDGVILYAGTFRSYGQLLILDAGNGYHIVMAGMGRIDVSQGQFVLAGEPVGAMGEKLLASVAPIEVGNGAPLLYIEFRKDGKPVDPAPWWSERLSGRT; this comes from the coding sequence ATGGGCATTGGATTCGTCATGTTGCCGGCGCAGGCGCAGGACGCTTTGCAAACCAAACGCGACGAGGCGGCGAGTGAGTTTGAAAAACTCAGCAGCGAACTTAACCTCACCGGCGACAAGCTGAAACAGCTTGAAGACGAAGTTTCGGGTTTGAAAAAAGATCAGGACACGATAACGGCAGCACTGATCCAGTCTGCCAAAACTGACAAGAAGTTACAGCAGGATATATCGGATATCGCCGACAAGCTGGCAGCGTTGCGCGAACAGGAGAACGGCATCCGTGCCTCGCTGCGTTCACGGCGCGGAGTTTTGGCGGAAGTGCTGGCAGCGCTCCAGCGCATGGGATTAAACCCGCCGCCTGCCATTCTGGTGCGTCCCGACGATGCGCTCGCATCGGTCAGGAGTGCTGTGTTGCTCGGAGCAGTCGTGCCCGAAATGCGCCAGCAGGTGGAAGAGCTGACGGGCGACCTCAAGGACATGCAGCGTGTTACCGCCTCCATCGCCCAGGAACAGCAAAAGCTGCAACAGGCGCGCCTGGAACAGGCGGAAGAGCACAAGCGGCAATCACTTCTTCTTGAAGAGAAGAAAAAATTGCACGCCATCTCTGAGCAGGAATTGATGGCACAGCGTAAACAGTCCGAAGCGCTCGCGGCGAAAGCCGGAAGCCTCAAGGAGCTGATCAGCTCGCTTGATGAGCAGATGGCAAGCGTGCGGGGGGCTGCGGATGCAGCGCGAAAGGCAGAAGCCGACAGGCTTGCTGCGGCGCGCGAAAGGGCGGGAGAAGCGGTGCCCGACAACAGCCATTTGCGTGCGCAGACCGATTTTGCGTCATTGCAGGGACGGCTCGTTCTACCGGCAGCAGGTAAGACGGCGCGCAATTTCGGACAGAAGGATGGCGCCGGAGGCACGATGATGGGGCAGGTGGTTGAAACCCAGCCTTCCGCCACGATTACGTCACCTTCCGATGGCGTTATACTCTATGCGGGGACTTTCCGTTCTTACGGTCAACTCTTGATACTTGATGCAGGCAACGGATATCATATCGTCATGGCAGGTATGGGGCGAATCGACGTATCGCAGGGTCAGTTCGTGCTTGCTGGAGAGCCGGTTGGCGCAATGGGAGAAAAACTTCTCGCAAGTGTTGCACCGATAGAGGTGGGCAATGGCGCGCCGTTGCTTTACATTGAGTTTCGAAAGGATGGAAAACCCGTTGATCCGGCCCCATGGTGGTCCGAACGGCTTTCTGGAAGGACGTGA
- the rlmH gene encoding 23S rRNA (pseudouridine(1915)-N(3))-methyltransferase RlmH: MRVSVFAVGRMKAGPEQQLVERYFDRFSKAGPPLGLEFSGVSEIPESRGQTADLRKAEEAQRVHEALDNGAALILLDERGKALNSESFAKRIGQIRDDGKRQLIVAIGGPDGHDAALRSRADIVLALGELTWPHQIARILVAEQLYRAATILAGHPYHRS, from the coding sequence ATGCGCGTGAGTGTTTTTGCCGTGGGTCGGATGAAGGCCGGCCCCGAGCAGCAATTGGTGGAGCGTTATTTCGACCGTTTTTCCAAGGCAGGACCTCCGCTGGGGCTTGAATTTTCAGGTGTCAGCGAAATTCCCGAGAGCCGCGGACAGACAGCCGATTTGCGCAAGGCCGAGGAAGCACAGCGCGTTCATGAAGCGCTCGACAATGGTGCGGCCCTCATTCTGCTGGACGAGCGCGGCAAGGCGCTGAATTCAGAAAGCTTTGCCAAGCGGATTGGGCAAATTCGTGACGACGGCAAACGCCAGCTTATTGTCGCTATCGGTGGGCCCGATGGGCACGATGCGGCCTTACGGTCGCGCGCAGATATTGTTCTTGCGCTTGGTGAGTTGACATGGCCGCACCAAATTGCCCGTATTCTGGTTGCCGAACAGCTTTATCGCGCCGCGACCATTCTGGCCGGACATCCTTATCATCGCTCGTAA
- the rsfS gene encoding ribosome silencing factor, with protein sequence MDEAAFVSQTFDAALASLENSKAESIIPIDIRGKSSLGDYMIVASGRSHRHVAAVADHILQALRDVGCKDMRVEGLEGGDWVLIDTGDIVVHVFRPEVREFYNIEKIWLDDKFDDEWALETVH encoded by the coding sequence ATGGACGAAGCAGCTTTCGTGTCCCAGACTTTCGACGCGGCCTTGGCCAGTCTTGAAAACTCCAAGGCAGAATCCATCATTCCCATCGACATTCGCGGAAAATCTTCGCTCGGCGATTATATGATCGTTGCGTCGGGACGCTCGCATCGTCATGTTGCGGCAGTCGCCGATCATATCCTGCAGGCGCTGCGCGATGTCGGCTGCAAGGATATGCGGGTCGAAGGGCTCGAGGGTGGCGATTGGGTGCTCATCGATACCGGTGATATTGTCGTTCATGTCTTCCGACCGGAAGTGCGCGAATTCTACAATATCGAGAAAATCTGGCTCGATGATAAATTCGACGACGAGTGGGCACTGGAAACAGTGCATTGA